One region of Drosophila sechellia strain sech25 chromosome 4, ASM438219v1, whole genome shotgun sequence genomic DNA includes:
- the LOC6620286 gene encoding uncharacterized protein LOC6620286 isoform X4: MSTISPISFRHTLGRKVLTISPNLQKPKMLQPREDNKISYIYQKKYDTLTFTRRKMYSTYCNLNLSRVLFCTLLLTMMLIGTPQAINQSYHVSPTPTLPAISGDERNQLERYSFKEHRGSENLNSSYELNNKNNFLYGSVSEKVLDEARYNLATHVMSNGVELIITNEKEKYIENFAMTTQKVTGTDYYSHPILITIRSNKPLTLAPSTLKKQMILTLPPIRQDPPSIPKNVFVRKICLTTYTYNTTNVKNGSFHLVSKKVVITKSFTEDRNYLHASNSMIPDVTFSKTPDLLVAMYPTTYHYFNTIDRGQSTPIIFTSTATVTSTIRSPEYSLALPHSMKDVSPSTKTYFSYILFTRTVYDELGKPIHATSKKNLTEVVLTEPFLVSTYVNTEVTDIVSSEEHFNNSSSSAMNYEDYLIIYSTKAMLETQTFCTSMYNTSLTISKEACEGDLRVPHHQLTRQTQVIKHIITDTVVSSLLNSSVLLSLKSKLLLKKNKHQRESIVTMITFLPGEIIRVTGVYIIQTPNLNNFTASKKQTAISLLSATSISREPNPTLITKKADFDENFSTVLNNASLYTSPFTYNKTDLILLASENSDIYIRTKNKLIHSRLSSSTSKTSTIKREYLESFRPVLNVLAHLLKKQFVNLQIDHPYTQASNEGCPKSNRVPSQTISTVIEKQAYIPLAQNISEKLRENRLKSDHLGKLNINILHIYPPRMDALRNTRKKISPQHEYAGYMKTSRIYETELMNTGIPIRPGEVVTASANVIFGRPNINVGVFHTLFNEHKITVNNRHKISLKSFHLNNPIYSNMLDNSQNKRASIDYASILKPPIPINHQKQLKSATKYSQLSHRPGEGGFSSIKLLQKNPSLKYYFSFDPIVHIDAAFYSHHILDIFRTPQKIVTSLSVSKSYVAMSNSPEYSFSQDRPVETSLSNVTPVILSKLSTVQQINLKGNVISHTINMHAGPLTFKTESESIPYATSVKGYTDTLFISHVKIPISDEKIYVHITPNRKSLFSLEYDKLDHDKYYNKVKFTGDSFGNIRAPNKINAVYQNDFSSQPIVRLDSTHNGELTKHINEAPNKTVKAFTEPYQTAAFNTTKNKNLFSSAASNRMWSVITYKTYANSHLNYFTEHASVSGINTIVPRPSNFSAYCSSISREYYNFTSSLAIWEVPQLRSRVSIKSISRGLTPITDIKVQASKMELSNSLLYNLGSLNTIQELHFKPGKDLLSVTLCIIRSVKNCKNSSIHKLKNDVKMLEPSEIMQDDTNSLSQKSMETDFVSLAEKTTNNLNTLQITKTDIIDAQKYIPLKNIIVNTSKINVMKPGFISVQKVLISQDSPYVSILNSSDYVVNSYNVKDYLMPSGSADNFEMENMQTIFSHTDFRNKSSSSLISNSNPDQIMNAFSDLRNMPFRADLIDSMSQRIDLIKRKSNTACDPTCRLNKNEICVTYGNSTESIGICECRPSFGRMFPDRPCKPTYTYEMRIQTNWAENHLLKFSNKTKRNSLSLYRHISKILLEAADRMVMQSDYRDIFHGVKLQSVFAKTNDTLMVTYLLQLSENSNEDQLTTVFQKYLRRSNFSIGGTGLYTSREGLQFLTIKDFDECRYEHFYDCSPNAQCFNLIGSYTCSCKEGYIDKSDNSLYPGRHCLNNIIGCDKCNYNGKCVNDSAEKSHKDIVICKCNAWYIGTKCQVNLKVIILFILTSGAILSSLVLFLFLLIITQRKKQVDWKTSQLIISASSLSPSLRTSTKSGRSSVHEMENVGELCKVMTLISKKEYNEVNNHFITPETHKKTIVVQNYTNAIASTKVEELNIKGAFTQNDFLYGSTDRGSQHEDQINRSPTLRIPRAKFRFPDISQNSCLCHNGKRSSLNNTEKILVQTDDDYMTANRFSGPSCEKHLKYLTLSDNLFYRGNTLAKADLVPAVYEVSSLITDKIESPT; encoded by the exons AAACCAAAAATGCTTCAGCCACGTGAAGACAACAAAATATCGTAtatttaccaaaaaaaatacGACACTTTAACCTTCACAAGAAGGAAGATGTATTCTACTTATTGCAATTTAAACTTGAGCCGTGTTCTGTTTTGCACACTCCTATTGACCATGATGCTCATTGGAACTCCCCAAGCAATTA ATCAGTCTTATCATGTGAGTCCGACACCCACGTTGCCAGCAATATCCGGGGATg AGCGCAATCAATTAGAACGTTATAGTTTCAAAGAACATAGGGGGAGCGAGAATCTTAATTCAAGTTACGAGctgaataataaaaataattttttatatggCTCTGTCTCGGAAAAAGTATTAGACGAAGCCAGGTACAATCTTGCCACTCACGTTATGTCAAATGGAGTGGAACTAATAATTACCAACGAAAAAGAGAAATATATTGAAAACTTTGCGATGACAACCCAAAAAGTAACCGGTACTGACTATTATAGTCATCCAATTTTAATAACCATACGATCCAACAAGCCCTTGACATTGGCCCCAAGTACATTAAAAAAACAGATGATATTAACATTGCCTCCAATTAGACAG GACCCACCCAGTATTCCCAAAAACGTATTTGTAAGAAAAATTTGTCTAACTACTTACACATATAACACAACCAATGTTAAAAATGGAAGCTTTCATTTGGTAAGCAAAAAAGTGGTTATTACCAAGAGTTTTACAGAAGATCGAAATTACCTTCATGCAAGTAACTCGATGATACCAGACGTCACTTTCTCAAAG actccagacctactagTCGCTATGTATCCAACAACTTATCACTATTTTAACACAATTGATCGAGGACAGTCGACTCCGATAATATTCACATCAACAGCTACTGTTACAAGCACAATTAGGAGTCCAGAGTACTCCTTGGCTCTTCCACATTCAATGAAAGATGTGTCGCCCAGCACAAAAACATACTTCagttatatattatttactaGGACCGTATATGATGAACTAGGGAAACCAATACATGCCACAAGTAAAAAAAATCTCACTGAAGTAGTTCTTACAGAGCCCTTTCTTGTTTCAACTTATGTAAATACAGAAGTAACTGATATCGTTTCGAGTGAGGAGCACTTTAATAATTCATCTTCTTCTGCAATGAATTATGAAGACTACCTTATAATATATTCAACGAAAGCCATGTTAGAAACACAAACTTTTTGCACAAGTATGTATAATACTAGTCTGACCATATCAAAGGAAGCATGTGAAGGGGATTTAAGAGTTCCCCACCATCAATTAACGCGTCAAACTCAAGTAATAAAACACATAATAACCGATACCGTGGTTAGTTCGCTGTTAAACTCAAGTGTTTTACTTTCGTTAAAATCTAAACTTTtgcttaaaaaaaataaacaccaACGGGAAAGTATTGTTACAATGATCACATTTCTGCCAGGTGAAATAATACGAGTAACGGGTGTCTATATAATCCAAACACccaatttaaacaatttcacCGCGTCGAAGAAACAGACGGCAATAAGTTTACTCAGCGCTACATCAATAAGTAGGGAACCAAATCCAACTTTAATTACTAAGAAAGCTGACTTTGATGAGAATTTTAGCACGGTGTTGAATAATGCTAGCCTTTACACTAGCCCTTTCACCTACAATAAGACAGATTTAATATTATTGGCGTCTGAAAATAGCGACATATACATAcgaactaaaaataaattaatacatTCGAGGCTTAGTTCTTCAACTTCCAAGACTAGTACTATAAAGAGGGAGTACTTGGAGAGTTTTCGTCCTGTGTTAAATGTTTTGGCACACCTATTAAAAAAACAGTTCGTTAATTTACAAATAGATCATCCGTACACCCAAGCATCTAACGAAGGATGCCCAAAGTCCAATAGAGTTCCAAGCCAAACTATATCAACAGTAATTGAAAAACAAGCATATATACCTTTGGCTCAAAACATATCAGAAAAATTAAGAGAAAATCGTTTGAAAAGTGATCATCTAGGCAaactaaatattaatatattacatatatatccaCCGAGAATGGACGCCTTAAGaaacacaagaaaaaaaatttcacCTCAACATGAGTATGCAGGATATATGAAAACGTCAAGGATATATGAAACCGAGTTAATGAATACGGGAATTCCTATTAGACCCGGAGAGGTCGTAACAGCCAGCGCTAATGTTATTTTTGGAAGaccaaatataaatgttggAGTATTCCACACATTGTTTAACGAGCATAAAATCACAGTAAACAATCGTCATAAAATATCTCTAAAATCATTTCACTTAAATAATCCAATTTATTCAAATATGTTGGataattcgcaaaataaaagaGCTAGTATAGACTATGCCAGCATATTAAAACCTCCAATACCTATAAATCATCAAAAACAACTGAAGAGTGCAACCAAATATTCCCAATTAAGCCACAGACCAGGCGAAGGTGGGTTTTCATCCATAAAACTCTTACAGAAAAACCCCAgtcttaaatattatttttcttttgatcCCATAGTTCACATCGATGCTGCATTTTATAGCCATCACATCTTAGACATATTTCGGACACCACAAAAAATTGTTACAAGTCTGTCAGTTTCTAAAAGTTATGTTGCCATGTCAAATTCTCCTGAGTATTCTTTTAGTCAAGACAGACCCGTAGAAACGTCGTTATCCAATGTAACGCCCGTTATCTTATCTAAACTATCAACTGttcaacaaataaatttaaaaggtAATGTAATAAGCCATACAATTAATATGCATGCCGGTCCTCTGACTTTTAAAACGGAATCTGAGAGCATTCCGTATGCGACAAGTGTAAAAGGATATACCGATACTCTTTTTATATCACATGTAAAAATACCTATAAGCGACGAAAAAATTTATGTGCACATAACACCCAATCGCAAAAGTCTATTTTCTCTTGAGTACGATAAGTTAGACCACgacaaatattataataaagtTAAATTTACCGGTGATTCCTTTGGAAATATAAGGGcgccaaataaaataaacgcTGTCTATCAAAATGACTTTTCCTCCCAACCAATTGTTAGGCTAGACAGCACGCATAATGGTGAACTAACAAAACATATTAATGAGGCTCCTAATAAAACTGTGAAAGCTTTTACAGAACCATATCAAACAGCAGCGTTTAATACCACTAAGAACAAAAATCTTTTCAGCAGCGCTGCATCAAATAGAATGTGGTCAGTGATAACATACAAAACGTATGCAAATTCACATCTTAACTACTTTACAGAGCATGCATCTGTTTCTGGAATCAATACAATTGTTCCGAGACCTTCAAATTTCAGCGCTTACTGCTCATCCATTTCTAGagaatattacaattttacaaGCTCATTAGCTATTTGGGAGGTCCCTCAGTTAAGGTCAAGAGTATCAATAAAGTCAATTTCTCGCGGGTTAACGCCGATTACTGATATCAAAGTGCAAGCATCCAAAATGGAACTTTCAAACAGTCTTCTGTACAATTTAGGTTCATTGAACACAATACAAGAACTACATTTTAAACCCGGCAAAGATTTACTTAGTGTGACCTTGTGTATAATACGCAGTGTTAAAAACTGCAAAAATAGTTCGATACATAAACTAAAGAACGATGTTAAAATGCTTGAACCCTCTGAAATTATGCAGGATGATACAAATTCTCTTTCCCAAAAATCAATGGAAACAGATTTCGTTTCACTGGCAGAAAAGACAACCAACAATTTAAATACGTTGCAAATCACCAAAACAGATATTATTGAtgcacaaaaatatatacccctgaaaaatataattgtgaATACTtcgaaaataaatgtaatgaAGCCGGGTTTCATTAGTGTACAAAAAGTACTAATTTCTCAAGACAGTCCTTATGTTAGTATTTTAAATAGCTCGGACTATGTAGTGAATTCATATAACGTGAAAGACTATCTCATGCCCTCTGGCAGTGCAGATAattttgaaatggaaaatatgcaAACCATCTTTAGTCACACCGATTTTAGAAATAAATCGAGCTCTTCATTAATCTCTAACTCGAACCCAGATCAGATTATGAATGCCTTCAGCGACTTAAGAAATATGCCCTTCAGAGCAGATCTAATAGATTCGATGTCACAGAGAATTGatttaataaaacgaaaatCTAATACTGCTTGCGATCCCACATGcagattaaataaaaatgaaatatgcgTTACCTATGGTAATAGTACCGAATCTATAGGTATTTGTGAATGTCGACCCAGTTTTGGACGTATGTTTCCGGATCGCCCTTGCAAAC CTACTTATACGTACGAAATGAGAATTCAAACCAACTGGGCGGAAAACCATTTATTAAAATTcagcaataaaacaaaaagaaattcCTTATCCTTATATCGACATattagtaaaatattattGGAAGCCGCCGATCGCATGGTTATGCAATCTGATTATAGGGATATATTTCACGGTGTGAAACTACAAAGTGTGTTTGCTAAGACGAATGACACTTTAATGGTCACCTACCTCCTACAG TTATCAGAGAATAGCAATGAAGATCAGCTTACAActgtttttcaaaaatatttacggCGAAGCAACTTTAGTATTGGAGGCACCGGATTGTACACCTCAAGAGAAGGGCTCCAATTCCTAACAATTAAGG ATTTTGATGAATGCCGCTACGAACATTTTTATGATTGTTCCCCTAATGCGCAATGTTTTAACCTAATTGGAAGTTACACTTGCAGTTGTAAGGAGGGTTACATAGATAAATCAGACAACAGCTTATACCCCGGACGCCATTGCCTAAATAACATAATCGGTTGCGATAAATGTAATTATAACGGCAAATGCGTCAATGATTCGGCTGAAAAGAGCCATAAAGATATAGTGATATGCAAGTGCAATGCTTGGTATATCGGAACAAAGTGCCAAGTTAACTTGAAagttataatattatttattctaaCAAGTGGCGCAATTTTGTCTTCTTTGGttctatttttgtttttactaatAATCACCCAGCGGAAAAAACAAGTCGATTGGAAAACAAGCCAATTAATCATTTCAGCTTCATCATTAAGTCCAAGTTTAAGAACCTCAACCAAAAGTGGTCGGTCATCAGTCcacgaaatggaaaatgtcgGTGAATTATGCAAAGTCATGACATTAATATCTAAGAAG GAATATAATGAAGTGAATAATCATTTCATAACACcagaaacacacaaaaaaacaatTGTGGTTCAAAATTACACGAACGCAATAGCTTCAACAAAAGTAGaagaattaaatataaaaggaGCATTTACACAGAATGACTTTTTATATGGTAGTACTGACCGTGGCTCACAACACGAAGACCAAATTAATCGATCTCCTACTCTCAGAATTCCACGAGCGAAATTCCGATTTCCCGATATTTCTCAGAACTCTTGTTTATGTCACAATGGTAAAAGATCAAGTTTAAATAATACAGAGAAAATATTAGTGCAAACAGATGACGATTATATGACTGCCAATCGTTTTTCTGGTCCAAGTTGTGagaaacatttaaaatatttaactttatCAGATAATCTTTTCTACAGAGGTAATACCTTAGCAAAAGCTGATCTAGTACCTGCTGTGTATGAGGTATCTTCCCTAATAACAGATAAAATTGAATCTCCAAC ATGA